One genomic region from Antedon mediterranea chromosome 3, ecAntMedi1.1, whole genome shotgun sequence encodes:
- the LOC140045499 gene encoding uncharacterized protein isoform X1 — MRSSSREASSAADRRNKYDNDHGAIWYETEEETESLKVRKLPAALLNEITDIAYSQLDIDPTHTSYEPHTRVRLPSALLNDLKVSRPRVPPTERDEDLNTGQVNNEGPMEQQHTSLSGKSKLKSKSSDSKSPSKKGSTTSGSTDVKNSPKLRVNTSGTPLQKVPLLSESNDKSKKKKSPRVKAKSVPISAFKNSVSQSAGNEEDDSLKAKTESSYEHLFPLVTPVLPRVTLPEENRVLSQQDLYNVTFKVFCDDMFYQATDAIIVTTFDKRYERAGFGLGVAALKIAGEDVLEKFIATLSVLRRSRSVNNQVVATVGGDLKCKHIIHVNVPDTDDTLTWKCILTQNITESLQKCEKDLQCVSITIPLLYSSFWHFNLGRRGEMEHTCAEVIVSAVLDYFLHMSSRSSIRKVIFIDKIPTKALAFKKALEKYVVERKASRPYRIPTQLFCEYTYPDSQTRLIVATGNPTKQSADVLMNPTANYNVSYSGLTARILVEAGLSTDTIQEAFASSKGHQKNTVATSAGKLPFQQLYHVRGNDENATDFTQQSLQIETCTFDCLNMAEQAGVETVVLPIISNRYTSIGEYQCSYLMLNAIHRFMTKFKRKGLKEVYLYTGYASNAVVVKDELTIRYGDEVTDIKGGQVPLEVLARGLEANIAFLDAIEEGSKSIYQTRLMLVGQERVGKTSLTKALTGQEFNDTEEVTDGIETSLSCTLSVKHTTNWKPKQTEGKTSEARQQYLRAVAEKIATKLLQKKKKASKKDERKKQECNSSGAEQGMDGNSASYSSSYNEDYIDSTYEDYVDSDSAEDQTDAPVSISSQEEATTPTTPDVPEEVIQMVLNILVEKEKLGQTEELDQVIDDETIDDLTLSIWDFAGQDLYYITHQVFLVSRAIYIICFNLCHDLNAPAKVEVFNRDGGKISVSDHYMNNKDFVIFWLRSIYSHTTENASVSKQRQLSPPVFIVGTHRESLPGNAQQRQALAEEKLAEVKKSLKGTPYEGHVVCKFYAIDNSLRPLDQSIIDLRDHITLIAKQEHYMGEKIPLKWLDFLNEIEQLRNKEKHSISYKQVRDLASSCGILNDIQLFTMLHFYHDLGNMIYYGERDTPDSALNDIIILSPQWLICIFKRVITVKDPSEQWAKFRSAWARLDEEGLLEERLIRHMWHDFLDQLEGLLQLMQKFDLLCVKTQSTETQAAVEGNRLFYVPSLLKNQGDEVICLEHLMKSKTAVVLYIDFNGFLPEGLFYRLIVRLVQWSQLKGGYEPRLFFQQANLYVNEDHDMVIRILPNKRSCIQVVILRASTVCSDDEEEDEEDEVEPCPSVCKMVLELLENNLLYLGHTWMKRVHFGFFVLCRVCYKEKTHLHELKKCLNSKLVPCGLQRMKTARFRRLFGDSKPKQEGHQATVTASPVKPKVPVFLRSLSGIFKEISAPILPFDLMTEICVLLDPEHPLANDWRGVACKLGYDHYINYLARKDSPTMCIMNGWSEKGWSLEDLKKCMIDIKRGDVVRLIDKHLLTKLEIKEL; from the exons ATGAGGAGCAGCAGCAGAGAGGCCTCCTCCGCCGCCGATCGGCGAAACAAGTATGATAATGATCATGGAGCTATTTGGTATGAAACCGAGGAGGAAACCGAATCATTAAAAGTCCGGAAATTACCGGCTGCTTTACTCAATGAAATTACTGATATCGCTTATTCACAACTTGATATCGATCCCACCCATACATCGTATGAACCACACACTAGGGTAAGGCTGCCTAGCGCTTTACTAAACGACTTAAAAGTTTCTAGGCCTAGGGTTCCTCCAACGGAAAGGGACGAGGACCTAAATACTGGCCAAGTAAACAACGAAGGCCCCATGGAGCAGCAGCACACGTCGTTGTCAGGCAAATCTAAGCTTAAAAGTAAAAGTAGTG atTCTAAGTCGCCATCCAAAAAAGGATCTACTACTAGTGGTAGTACTGACGTCAAAAATTCTCCAAAACTAAGGGTTAACACTAGTGGTACACCACTGCAGAAAGTGCCATTACTATCAGAAAGCAATG atAAATCTAAGAAAAAGAAGTCTCCAAGAGTAAAAGCAAAAAGTGTACCAATATCAGCTTTCAAGAATAGTGTCTCACAGTCAGCAG gcAATGAAGAAGATGACTCTCTCAAAGCAAAGACAGAAAGTTCCTATGAACATTTATTTCCTCTGGTTACACCAGTGTTACCAAGAGTGACACTACCTGAAGAAAACAGAGTGTTATCCCAACAAGACTTATACAATGTTACCTTCAAAGTGTTTTGCGATGATATGTTTTATCAAGCTACCGATGCGATAATTGTAACTACATTTGACAAACGTTATGAACGAGCTGGTTTTGGTTTAGGAGTAGCAGCACTAAAAATTG cCGGAGAAGATGTATTGGAAAAATTTATTGCAACATTGTCAGTTTTGCGTCGTTCCAGGTCAGTAAACAACCAAGTTGTTGCAACTGTTGGCGGAGATCTCAAATGTAAACATATCATTCATGTGAATGTTCCAGACACAGATGACACGTTAACATGGAAATGCATATTAACACAAAACATAACTGAATCATTGCAAAAATGTGAAAAAGATCTACAATGCGTGTCTATCACCATTCCCCTCCTGTACAGCTCGTTTTGGCATTTCAATCTAGGAAGAAGGGGTGAGATGGAACATACGTGTGCTGAGGTCATTGTGTCTGCAGTCCTGGATTACTTTTTACACATGTCTAGTAGATCTAGTATCAGAAAAGTGATATTTATTGATAAGATTCCTACAAAAGCTTTGGCTTTTAAAAAGGCTTTGGAAAAGTATGTCGTTGAGAGAAAAG CATCAAGACCCTACCGCATACCTACTCAATTATTTTGTGAGTACACCTACCCTGACTCGCAAACCCGTCTTATTGTTGCTACCGGGAATCCAACGAAACAGTCTGCAGACGTGCTCATGAATCCTACAGCTAACTACAACGTCTCTTATTCTGGATTGACGGCAAGAATACTAGTTGAAG CTGGTCTGTCAACTGACACGATACAGGAAGCATTTGCAAGTTCAAAAGGTCACCAGAAAAATACAGTTGCAACATCAGCTGGGAAGCTTCCATTTCAGCAACTTTACCATGTACGTGGTAACGATGAGAACGCTACGGACTTCACACAACAGAGCCTACAGATTGAAACATGCACCTTTGATTGTTTGAACATGGCAGAACAAGCTGGCGTAGAGACGGTTGTACTTCCTATAATCTCAAACCGCTATACATCCATCGGCGAGTATCAGTGCTCTTATCTCATGCTGAATGCTATCCACCGATTTATGACTAAGTTCAAAAGAAAAGGCTTAAAAGAGGTGTATTTGTACACTGGGTATGCATCGAATGCTGTAGTGGTCAAAGACGAGCTAACGATACGTTATGGAGATGAAGTTACAGATATTAAAGGAG GCCAGGTGCCTCTTGAAGTGTTGGCGAGGGGGCTGGAGGCTAATATTGCATTTCTCGATGCTATTGAAGAGGGCAGCAAATCTATCTATCAAACACGTTTGATGCTTGTTGGACAAGAGCGTGTTGGCAAAACCAGCCTTACCAAAGCCCTCACTGGTCAAGA ATTTAATGACACAGAAGAAGTTACAGATGGAATAGAAACATCACTGTCATGCACACTCAGTGTTAAACACACAACCAACTGGAAACCAAAACAAACAGAAG gAAAAACAAGTGAGGCAAGACAGCAGTATTTAAGAGCTGTTGCagaaaaaattgcaacaaaGCTTTTGCAGAAAAAGAAAAAG GCATCAAAGAAAGATGAAAGGAAGAAACAAGAATGTAATAGTAGTGGAGCAGAGCAAGGGATGGATGGGAATTCAGCGTCTTATTCTTCTTCTTACAATGAGGATTACATAGATTCTACCTATGAAG ATTATGTTGATAGTGACTCTGCTGAAGATCAAACTGATGCACCAGTAAGCATATCTTCACAAGAGGAAGCAACAACCCCAACGACCCCTGACGTCCCCGAAGAGGTCATTCAAATGGTCTTGAACATTCTTGTAGAAAAGGAAAAGCTCGGACAGACTGAAGAGTTGGATCAAGTGATTGATGACGAGACGATTGATGATTTGACTCTCAGCATCTGGGATTTTGCCGGACAAGATCTTTATTACATTACTCATCAG gTGTTCCTGGTATCACGTGCCATTTACATAATTTGCTTCAATCTCTGTCACGACCTGAATGCACCTGCTAAAGTTGAAGTATTCAACAGAGATGGTGGAAAG ATTTCAGTTTCTGACCACTACATGAACAACAAGGACTTTGTGATCTTCTGGTTACGTTCAATCTATTCACACACAACTGAAAATGCATCCGTGTCAAAGCAGAGACAGTTGTCACCACCTGTGTTTATTGTTGGTACTCACAGAGAGAGTTTACCAGGAAACGCGCAACAAAGACAAGCTCTT GCCgaagaaaagttagcagaggtTAAGAAATCATTGAAAGGAACGCCATATGAAGGTCATGTTGTGTGCAAATTCTATGCCATTGACAACAGCCTAAGACCATTGGATCAATCCATAATTGATTTGAGGGATCACATCACATTGATAGCTAAGCAAGAACACTACATGGGTGAGAAAATCCCCTTGAAGTGGCTGGACTTCTTGAATGAGATTGAGCAGTTGCGCAACAAAGAGAAACACTCAATTAGCTACAAGCAG GTTAGAGATCTGGCCTCTAGTTGTGGTATCCTCAATGATATTCAACTGTTTACTATGTTGCACTTCTACCATGATCTTGGTAACATGATATATTATGGAGAACGTGACACACCAGACAGCGCCctcaatgacatcatcattctCAGTCCGCAGTGGTTAATATGTATCTTCAAGAGAGTCATCACAGTGAAAGATCCTTCAGAACAA TGGGCAAAGTTCAGAAGTGCTTGGGCAAGACTTGATGAAGAAGGACTCCTGGAAGAGAGACTAATTAGACACATGTGGCATGACTTTCTTGACCAATTAGAAGGCTTGTTACAACTGATGCAGAAATTTGACTTGCTGTGTGTCAAGACACAATCCACTGAG ACACAAGCTGCAGTGGAAGGCAATCGTCTCTTCTATGTGCCATCTCTGTTGAAGAACCAAGGAGATGAGGTCATCTGCCTTGAACATCTAATGAAGTCAAAGACTGCCGTTGTCCTGTACATTGACTTCAATGGGTTCCTGCCAGAAGGACTGTTCTATCGGCTCATTGTAAGGCTTGTGCAGTGGTCGCAGCTCAAGGGTGGATATGAGCCTAGACTTTTCTTCCAACAAGCTAACTTGTACGTGAATGAAGATCATGACATGGTTATCAGAATCTTGCCGAACAAGAGGTCTTGCATCCAG GTGGTGATTTTGCGAGCTAGTACAGTCTGCAGCGATGATGAAGAAGAGGATGAAGAAGATGAAGTTGAACCATGCCCAAGTGTCTGCAAAATG GTACTGGAACTGCTAGAGAACAACCTGCTGTACTTGGGTCACACCTGGATGAAGCGTGTGCACTTCGGCTTCTTTGTGTTGTGTCGTGTCTGTTACAAAGAGAAGACTCACTTGCATGAGCTTAAGAAATGCCTCAACTCAAAACTTGTTCCATGTGGGCTGCAACGGATGAAGACTGCGAGGTTTAGACGTTTGTTTGGAGATAGCAAGCCAAAGCAAG AAGGCCACCAAGCCACTGTTACTGCTTCTCCAGTAAAGCCAAAAGTACCAGTATTCCTGCGATCTCTCAGTGGAATCTTCAAAGAGATCTCTGCACCCATCCTGCCATTTGATCTCATGACTGAGATCTGTGTCCTCCTGGACCCTGAGCATCCACTTGCTAATGACTGGCGTGGCGTAGCTTGTAAGCTTGGATATGACCACTATATCAACTATTTGGCCAGAAAAGACAGCCCTACCATGTGCATCATGAATGGATGGTCCGAGAAAGGTTGGTCATTGGAAGATCTCAAAAAGTGTATGATCGACATCAAGCGTGGCGATGTGGTACGCCTGATTGACAAACATCTGTTAACAAAGCTGGAAATCAAAGAACTATGA
- the LOC140045499 gene encoding uncharacterized protein isoform X2 — MRSSSREASSAADRRNKYDNDHGAIWYETEEETESLKVRKLPAALLNEITDIAYSQLDIDPTHTSYEPHTRVRLPSALLNDLKVSRPRVPPTERDEDLNTGQVNNEGPMEQQHTSLSGKSKLKSKSSDSKSPSKKGSTTSGSTDVKNSPKLRVNTSGTPLQKVPLLSESNDKSKKKKSPRVKAKSVPISAFKNSVSQSAGNEEDDSLKAKTESSYEHLFPLVTPVLPRVTLPEENRVLSQQDLYNVTFKVFCDDMFYQATDAIIVTTFDKRYERAGFGLGVAALKIAGEDVLEKFIATLSVLRRSRSVNNQVVATVGGDLKCKHIIHVNVPDTDDTLTWKCILTQNITESLQKCEKDLQCVSITIPLLYSSFWHFNLGRRGEMEHTCAEVIVSAVLDYFLHMSSRSSIRKVIFIDKIPTKALAFKKALEKYVVERKASRPYRIPTQLFCEYTYPDSQTRLIVATGNPTKQSADVLMNPTANYNVSYSGLTARILVEAGLSTDTIQEAFASSKGHQKNTVATSAGKLPFQQLYHVRGNDENATDFTQQSLQIETCTFDCLNMAEQAGVETVVLPIISNRYTSIGEYQCSYLMLNAIHRFMTKFKRKGLKEVYLYTGYASNAVVVKDELTIRYGDEVTDIKGGQVPLEVLARGLEANIAFLDAIEEGSKSIYQTRLMLVGQERVGKTSLTKALTGQEFNDTEEVTDGIETSLSCTLSVKHTTNWKPKQTEGKTSEARQQYLRAVAEKIATKLLQKKKKASKKDERKKQECNSSGAEQGMDGNSASYSSSYNEDYIDSTYEDYVDSDSAEDQTDAPVSISSQEEATTPTTPDVPEEVIQMVLNILVEKEKLGQTEELDQVIDDETIDDLTLSIWDFAGQDLYYITHQVFLVSRAIYIICFNLCHDLNAPAKVEVFNRDGGKISVSDHYMNNKDFVIFWLRSIYSHTTENASVSKQRQLSPPVFIVGTHRESLPGNAQQRQALAEEKLAEVKKSLKGTPYEGHVVCKFYAIDNSLRPLDQSIIDLRDHITLIAKQEHYMGEKIPLKWLDFLNEIEQLRNKEKHSISYKQVRDLASSCGILNDIQLFTMLHFYHDLGNMIYYGERDTPDSALNDIIILSPQWLICIFKRVITVKDPSEQWAKFRSAWARLDEEGLLEERLIRHMWHDFLDQLEGLLQLMQKFDLLCVKTQSTETQAAVEGNRLFYVPSLLKNQGDEVICLEHLMKSKTAVVLYIDFNGFLPEGLFYRLIVRLVQWSQLKGGYEPRLFFQQANLYVNEDHDMVIRILPNKRSCIQVVILRASTVCSDDEEEDEEDEVEPCPSVCKMVLELLENNLLYLGHTWMKRVHFGFFVLCRVCYKEKTHLHELKKCLNSKLVPCGLQRMKTARFRRLFGDSKPKQGHQATVTASPVKPKVPVFLRSLSGIFKEISAPILPFDLMTEICVLLDPEHPLANDWRGVACKLGYDHYINYLARKDSPTMCIMNGWSEKGWSLEDLKKCMIDIKRGDVVRLIDKHLLTKLEIKEL, encoded by the exons ATGAGGAGCAGCAGCAGAGAGGCCTCCTCCGCCGCCGATCGGCGAAACAAGTATGATAATGATCATGGAGCTATTTGGTATGAAACCGAGGAGGAAACCGAATCATTAAAAGTCCGGAAATTACCGGCTGCTTTACTCAATGAAATTACTGATATCGCTTATTCACAACTTGATATCGATCCCACCCATACATCGTATGAACCACACACTAGGGTAAGGCTGCCTAGCGCTTTACTAAACGACTTAAAAGTTTCTAGGCCTAGGGTTCCTCCAACGGAAAGGGACGAGGACCTAAATACTGGCCAAGTAAACAACGAAGGCCCCATGGAGCAGCAGCACACGTCGTTGTCAGGCAAATCTAAGCTTAAAAGTAAAAGTAGTG atTCTAAGTCGCCATCCAAAAAAGGATCTACTACTAGTGGTAGTACTGACGTCAAAAATTCTCCAAAACTAAGGGTTAACACTAGTGGTACACCACTGCAGAAAGTGCCATTACTATCAGAAAGCAATG atAAATCTAAGAAAAAGAAGTCTCCAAGAGTAAAAGCAAAAAGTGTACCAATATCAGCTTTCAAGAATAGTGTCTCACAGTCAGCAG gcAATGAAGAAGATGACTCTCTCAAAGCAAAGACAGAAAGTTCCTATGAACATTTATTTCCTCTGGTTACACCAGTGTTACCAAGAGTGACACTACCTGAAGAAAACAGAGTGTTATCCCAACAAGACTTATACAATGTTACCTTCAAAGTGTTTTGCGATGATATGTTTTATCAAGCTACCGATGCGATAATTGTAACTACATTTGACAAACGTTATGAACGAGCTGGTTTTGGTTTAGGAGTAGCAGCACTAAAAATTG cCGGAGAAGATGTATTGGAAAAATTTATTGCAACATTGTCAGTTTTGCGTCGTTCCAGGTCAGTAAACAACCAAGTTGTTGCAACTGTTGGCGGAGATCTCAAATGTAAACATATCATTCATGTGAATGTTCCAGACACAGATGACACGTTAACATGGAAATGCATATTAACACAAAACATAACTGAATCATTGCAAAAATGTGAAAAAGATCTACAATGCGTGTCTATCACCATTCCCCTCCTGTACAGCTCGTTTTGGCATTTCAATCTAGGAAGAAGGGGTGAGATGGAACATACGTGTGCTGAGGTCATTGTGTCTGCAGTCCTGGATTACTTTTTACACATGTCTAGTAGATCTAGTATCAGAAAAGTGATATTTATTGATAAGATTCCTACAAAAGCTTTGGCTTTTAAAAAGGCTTTGGAAAAGTATGTCGTTGAGAGAAAAG CATCAAGACCCTACCGCATACCTACTCAATTATTTTGTGAGTACACCTACCCTGACTCGCAAACCCGTCTTATTGTTGCTACCGGGAATCCAACGAAACAGTCTGCAGACGTGCTCATGAATCCTACAGCTAACTACAACGTCTCTTATTCTGGATTGACGGCAAGAATACTAGTTGAAG CTGGTCTGTCAACTGACACGATACAGGAAGCATTTGCAAGTTCAAAAGGTCACCAGAAAAATACAGTTGCAACATCAGCTGGGAAGCTTCCATTTCAGCAACTTTACCATGTACGTGGTAACGATGAGAACGCTACGGACTTCACACAACAGAGCCTACAGATTGAAACATGCACCTTTGATTGTTTGAACATGGCAGAACAAGCTGGCGTAGAGACGGTTGTACTTCCTATAATCTCAAACCGCTATACATCCATCGGCGAGTATCAGTGCTCTTATCTCATGCTGAATGCTATCCACCGATTTATGACTAAGTTCAAAAGAAAAGGCTTAAAAGAGGTGTATTTGTACACTGGGTATGCATCGAATGCTGTAGTGGTCAAAGACGAGCTAACGATACGTTATGGAGATGAAGTTACAGATATTAAAGGAG GCCAGGTGCCTCTTGAAGTGTTGGCGAGGGGGCTGGAGGCTAATATTGCATTTCTCGATGCTATTGAAGAGGGCAGCAAATCTATCTATCAAACACGTTTGATGCTTGTTGGACAAGAGCGTGTTGGCAAAACCAGCCTTACCAAAGCCCTCACTGGTCAAGA ATTTAATGACACAGAAGAAGTTACAGATGGAATAGAAACATCACTGTCATGCACACTCAGTGTTAAACACACAACCAACTGGAAACCAAAACAAACAGAAG gAAAAACAAGTGAGGCAAGACAGCAGTATTTAAGAGCTGTTGCagaaaaaattgcaacaaaGCTTTTGCAGAAAAAGAAAAAG GCATCAAAGAAAGATGAAAGGAAGAAACAAGAATGTAATAGTAGTGGAGCAGAGCAAGGGATGGATGGGAATTCAGCGTCTTATTCTTCTTCTTACAATGAGGATTACATAGATTCTACCTATGAAG ATTATGTTGATAGTGACTCTGCTGAAGATCAAACTGATGCACCAGTAAGCATATCTTCACAAGAGGAAGCAACAACCCCAACGACCCCTGACGTCCCCGAAGAGGTCATTCAAATGGTCTTGAACATTCTTGTAGAAAAGGAAAAGCTCGGACAGACTGAAGAGTTGGATCAAGTGATTGATGACGAGACGATTGATGATTTGACTCTCAGCATCTGGGATTTTGCCGGACAAGATCTTTATTACATTACTCATCAG gTGTTCCTGGTATCACGTGCCATTTACATAATTTGCTTCAATCTCTGTCACGACCTGAATGCACCTGCTAAAGTTGAAGTATTCAACAGAGATGGTGGAAAG ATTTCAGTTTCTGACCACTACATGAACAACAAGGACTTTGTGATCTTCTGGTTACGTTCAATCTATTCACACACAACTGAAAATGCATCCGTGTCAAAGCAGAGACAGTTGTCACCACCTGTGTTTATTGTTGGTACTCACAGAGAGAGTTTACCAGGAAACGCGCAACAAAGACAAGCTCTT GCCgaagaaaagttagcagaggtTAAGAAATCATTGAAAGGAACGCCATATGAAGGTCATGTTGTGTGCAAATTCTATGCCATTGACAACAGCCTAAGACCATTGGATCAATCCATAATTGATTTGAGGGATCACATCACATTGATAGCTAAGCAAGAACACTACATGGGTGAGAAAATCCCCTTGAAGTGGCTGGACTTCTTGAATGAGATTGAGCAGTTGCGCAACAAAGAGAAACACTCAATTAGCTACAAGCAG GTTAGAGATCTGGCCTCTAGTTGTGGTATCCTCAATGATATTCAACTGTTTACTATGTTGCACTTCTACCATGATCTTGGTAACATGATATATTATGGAGAACGTGACACACCAGACAGCGCCctcaatgacatcatcattctCAGTCCGCAGTGGTTAATATGTATCTTCAAGAGAGTCATCACAGTGAAAGATCCTTCAGAACAA TGGGCAAAGTTCAGAAGTGCTTGGGCAAGACTTGATGAAGAAGGACTCCTGGAAGAGAGACTAATTAGACACATGTGGCATGACTTTCTTGACCAATTAGAAGGCTTGTTACAACTGATGCAGAAATTTGACTTGCTGTGTGTCAAGACACAATCCACTGAG ACACAAGCTGCAGTGGAAGGCAATCGTCTCTTCTATGTGCCATCTCTGTTGAAGAACCAAGGAGATGAGGTCATCTGCCTTGAACATCTAATGAAGTCAAAGACTGCCGTTGTCCTGTACATTGACTTCAATGGGTTCCTGCCAGAAGGACTGTTCTATCGGCTCATTGTAAGGCTTGTGCAGTGGTCGCAGCTCAAGGGTGGATATGAGCCTAGACTTTTCTTCCAACAAGCTAACTTGTACGTGAATGAAGATCATGACATGGTTATCAGAATCTTGCCGAACAAGAGGTCTTGCATCCAG GTGGTGATTTTGCGAGCTAGTACAGTCTGCAGCGATGATGAAGAAGAGGATGAAGAAGATGAAGTTGAACCATGCCCAAGTGTCTGCAAAATG GTACTGGAACTGCTAGAGAACAACCTGCTGTACTTGGGTCACACCTGGATGAAGCGTGTGCACTTCGGCTTCTTTGTGTTGTGTCGTGTCTGTTACAAAGAGAAGACTCACTTGCATGAGCTTAAGAAATGCCTCAACTCAAAACTTGTTCCATGTGGGCTGCAACGGATGAAGACTGCGAGGTTTAGACGTTTGTTTGGAGATAGCAAGCCAAAGCAAG GCCACCAAGCCACTGTTACTGCTTCTCCAGTAAAGCCAAAAGTACCAGTATTCCTGCGATCTCTCAGTGGAATCTTCAAAGAGATCTCTGCACCCATCCTGCCATTTGATCTCATGACTGAGATCTGTGTCCTCCTGGACCCTGAGCATCCACTTGCTAATGACTGGCGTGGCGTAGCTTGTAAGCTTGGATATGACCACTATATCAACTATTTGGCCAGAAAAGACAGCCCTACCATGTGCATCATGAATGGATGGTCCGAGAAAGGTTGGTCATTGGAAGATCTCAAAAAGTGTATGATCGACATCAAGCGTGGCGATGTGGTACGCCTGATTGACAAACATCTGTTAACAAAGCTGGAAATCAAAGAACTATGA